A genome region from Panicum virgatum strain AP13 chromosome 4K, P.virgatum_v5, whole genome shotgun sequence includes the following:
- the LOC120702970 gene encoding NF-X1-type zinc finger protein NFXL1-like, producing the protein MQPSTDRRRGGGPVATASRPVWRPRSSAPAAGPDAAAAAPILPLPTPAAEVRPPHRRSRRPNHGNNHNRRPAPPQEQSDSAGHQRRPAPPQEQNGNADHHRRPAPHQEQNGNAGHHRRGPPPERPAPAAPAPASARVRTPAPPPPAAAAIGRDGSVPQLVQEIQDKLARGAVECMICYDMVRRSAPIWSCDSCFSIFHLPCIRKWVRSPASAADASPAADPASPSWRCPGCQSVYTTPARDLAYNCFCGRQRDPPNDHFLTPHSCGEPCSKPLERAEPPGAKGEDADATRCPHVCVLQCHPGPCPPCKAFAPDRPCPCGKQIIVRRCADRSTPVTCGRPCERMLPCKRHRCEKVCHTGPCGDCSVVISARCFCGKKNEALPCGDMVVKGKLSEEDGVFSCSEPCGHTLACGNHVCKDMCHPGPCGECEFMPGKVTTCHCGKTRLQESRASCLDPIPTCDKICDKKLPCGVHNCKVNCHEGECPPCLVRVEQKCRCGSSGRMVECYQVKKEEFHCNKPCGRKKNCGRHRCSECCCPLSRKFAQLEGGDWDPHLCQISCGKKLRCGQHACQLLCHSGHCPPCLETIFTDLTCACGRTSIPPPLPCGTPTPSCSHQCSVPQPCGHPASHSCHFGDCPPCVVPVMRECIGGHVMLRNIPCGSKDIRCNQPCGKNRQCGIHACNRTCHPAPCDQPLANGDANSSSGGKASCGQVCGAARRECKHTCTAPCHPSSQCPDLRCEFPVSITCSCGRITATVPCGAGGSSSSDNMFEVSIIQKLPMPLQPVESNGRRVPLGQRKLSCDDECAKMEKKRVLAEAFDITPPNLDALHFGENSSASDLVSDLFRRDPKWVVAIEERCKFLVLGKVRGSSSNNLKLHVFCPMLKDKRDAIRLIADRWKLSVQSAGWEPKRFITIHVTPKSKPPARILGSKAGAPVTATHPYFDPLVDMDPRLVVAMLDLPRDADVNALVLRFGGECELVWLNDKNAIAVFNDPARAATALRRLDYGSAYQGAAMFMPSSAQASSSGNVWVGGQKDGGLAARSNPWKKAEPDLPTGDWTGVAGHAPASGWRGANTATQVMGTQNRWNVLESDAATSSGPSEDRKTARTDAGYSAAPNSGNTGPSVSKLQPDIEVDDWEEACE; encoded by the coding sequence ATGCAGCCCTCCACcgatcgccgccgcgggggTGGACCCGTGGCCACCGCCTCCCGCCCCGTGTGGCGCCCGCGCTCCTCCGCCCCGGCCGCgggccccgacgccgccgccgccgccccgatcCTGCCCCTCCCTACCCCGGCCGCGGAGGTCCGCCCGCCccaccgccgctcgcgccgtccCAATCACGGGAACAACCACAatcgccgccccgccccgcctcaGGAGCAGAGCGACAGCGCgggccaccagcgccgcccggCCCCGCCTCAGGAGCAGAACGGCAACGCggaccaccatcgccgccccgccccgcatCAGGAGCAGAACGGCAACGCCGGCCACCATCGCCGTGGCCCGCCGCCCGAGAGGCCGGCTCCCGCTGCGCCTGCCCCCGCCTCCGCCCGTGTGCGCACCcctgctccgcctcctccggcggcggcggcgattggGCGCGATGGGTCGGTGCCGCAGCTGGTCCAGGAGATCCAGGACAAGCTGGCGCGGGGAGCGGTGGAGTGCATGATCTGCTACGACATGGTGCGGCGGTCGGCGCCCATCTGGTCCTGCGACAGCTGCTTCTCCATCTtccacctcccctgcatccGCAAGTGGGTGCGCtccccggcctccgccgccgatgccTCCCCGGCGGCAGACCCTGCCTCCCCGTCCTGGCGCTGCCCGGGGTGCCAGTCCGTGTATACCACTCCCGCCCGTGACCTCGCCTACAACTGCTTCTGCGGGCGCCAGCGGGATCCCCCCAACGACCACTTCCTCACGCCCCACTCCTGTGGCGAGCCCTGCTCCAAGCCACTGGAGAGGGCAGAACCCCCAGGCGCCAAGGGGGAGGATGCAGACGCCACCAGGTGCCCACATGTCTGCGTCCTGCAGTGCCACCCGGGGCCGTGCCCGCCCTGCAAGGCATTTGCACCGGACAGGCCCTGCCCCTGTGGGAAGCAGATCATCGTGCGGCGGTGTGCGGACCGCAGCACGCCTGTGACCTGTGGCCGCCCGTGCGAGCGGATGCTGCCCTGCAAAAGGCATCGTTGCGAGAAGGTTTGCCACACAGGGCCTTGTGGAGATTGTTCTGTTGTTATCTCTGCGCGGTGCTTCTGCGGGAAGAAGAATGAGGCCCTGCCATGTGGAGACATGGTGGTGAAGGGGAAGCTGTCTGAGGAGGACGGGGTGTTTTCTTGCAGTGAACCCTGTGGTCACACACTTGCTTGTGGGAATCATGTCTGCAAGGATATGTGCCACCCAGGACCTTGTGGTGAGTGCGAGTTCATGCCAGGGAAAGTCACTACATGCCATTGTGGCAAGACAAGGCTGCAGGAGAGTAGGGCAAGTTGCTTGGACCCGATCCCAACCTGTGACAAGATCTGCGATAAGAAATTGCCATGTGGGGTGCATAATTGCAAGGTCAATTGCCATGAGGGAGAGTGCCCGCCTTGCTTGGTCCGTGTTGAGCAGAAGTGCCGCTGTGGCTCATCAGGCCGGATGGTGGAGTGTTACCAGGTTAAGAAGGAAGAGTTCCACTGCAACAAGCCTTGTGGCCGCAAGAAGAACTGTGGGAGGCATCGGTGCAGTGAGTGCTGTTGTCCACTGTCAAGGAAGTTCGCTCAGCTTGAAGGTGGTGACTGGGATCCCCATCTCTGCCAGATATCATGTGGGAAGAAGCTCCGCTGTGGGCAGCATGCATGCCAGCTACTCTGCCACAGCGGTCATTGCCCGCCCTGTTTGGAGACTATATTCACTGATCTCACTTGTGCCTGTGGCAGAACTTCTATCCCGCCACCTCTGCCTTGTGGCACACCAACTCCATCATGCTCACATCAGTGTTCAGTCCCCCAGCCTTGTGGCCATCCAGCCTCACATTCATGTCATTTTGGAGACTGTCCACCTTGTGTCGTGCCAGTAATGAGAGAATGCATTGGGGGACATGTAATGCTGAGGAACATCCCCTGTGGATCAAAGGATATCAGGTGCAACCAACCATGTGGCAAGAATCGCCAATGTGGAATCCATGCTTGCAACAGGACTTGCCATCCTGCCCCTTGTGATCAGCCACTTGCAAATGGGGATGCTAACTCAAGCTCTGGTGGCAAAGCTTCTTGTGGACAGGTATGTGGTGCTGCTAGGAGAGAATGTAAGCATACATGCACTGCCCCATgccacccatcatcacaatgcCCAGATTTGAGATGTGAATTCCCTGTGTCTATTACCTGTTCTTGCGGCCGTATCACTGCAACTGTTCCTTGTGGTGCTGGGGGATCCTCCAGCAGTGATAATATGTTTGAAGTCTCCATCATACAGAAGTTGCCAATGCCACTCCAGCCTGTGGAATCAAATGGGAGGAGGGTGCCCCTTGGGCAGAGGAAGCTTTCTTGTGATGATGAGTGTGCAAAGATGGAGAAGAAGAGGGTTCTTGCTGAAGCATTTGACATCACCCCTCCCAATTTGGATGCATTGCATTTTGGTGAGAACTCAAGTGCATCAGATTTGGTTTCTGACTTGTTCCGTCGCGATCCAAAGTGGGTGGTGGCCATAGAAGAGAGGTGCAAGTTCCTTGTACTTGGCAAGGTGAGGGGCAGTTCTTCGAACAATCTTAAACTGCATGTCTTTTGTCCCATGTTGAAGGACAAGAGGGATGCTATCAGACTCATTGCAGACCGGTGGAAGCTTTCTGTTCAGTCAGCTGGTTGGGAGCCCAAGCGTTTTATTACCATCCATGTCACACCCAAGTCGAAACCGCCTGCTCGCATCCTTGGCTCCAAGGCAGGTGCCCCTGTCACAGCTACCCATCCCTACTTTGATCCTCTGGTTGACATGGATCCGAGGCTGGTCGTTGCAATGCTGGACCTGCCACGGGATGCTGATGTCAATGCTCTAGTCCTAAGGTTTGGCGGGGAATGTGAATTAGTCTGGCTGAATGACAAGAATGCCATAGCTGTCTTCAATGATCCAGCTAGAGCAGCAACAGCTCTGAGGCGGCTGGATTATGGGTCTGCTTACCAGGGTGCTGCAATGTTTATGCCAAGCAGTGCTCAGGCATCTTCTTCAGGTAATGTGTGGGTTGGAGGACAGAAGGATGGAGGGCTTGCTGCTAGGAGCAATCCATGGAAGAAGGCTGAGCCTGACCTGCCCACCGGAGACTGGACTGGTGTGGCTGGCCATGCTCCAGCATCAGGTTGGAGAGGCGCCAACACCGCGACTCAAGTTATGGGGACACAGAACCGATGGAATGTTCTGGAATCTGATGCTGCCACAAGCTCAGGCCCAAGTGAGGATCGGAAGACTGCTCGCACGGATGCCGGATACAGTGCGGCACCTAATTCTGGGAACACTGGACCATCGGTGAGCAAGCTGCAGCCGGACATTGAGGTGGACGACTGGGAAGAAGCTTGCGAAtga